The Actinomyces wuliandei genome contains the following window.
TCACGCCTGACTCGATCCTGATACCCGGCCCCGTCGGCCAGCGCAGCCGGGTGATGGCCCCGGTGGACGGGGCCAGCCCCTGCGCAGGGTCCTCGCAGGTGACGCGCATCTCGACGCAGTGCCCGCGGACCGTGCCGACCTCACCGAGGTGCTCCCCCTGGGCCAGCCGCAGCTGGAGCTCGACCAGGTCGGTGCCCGTCACCTCCTCTGAGACGCAGTGCTCGACCTGGAGACGAGGATTGACCTCCAGGAACCACAGGTCGCCCTCGGGCGTGAGGAGGAACTCGCAGGTAGCCACCCCCACGTAGTCCACAGCGTCCATGAGGCGGCGGGACGCCTCCACGAGGCGTTCGTGCAGACCCGGGGGCAGGAAGGGGGCGGGAGCCTCCTCAAACAGCTTCTGGTTGCGACGCTGGAGGGTGCAGTCACGGGTTGAGACCACGGTAAAGCCACCGTGGACGTCACGGGCGCACTGGGTCTCGACGTGCCGTGCCTCCTCCACGAACTTCTCCAGAATGAGGGTGGCGCTTCCTGCGGTCGCAGACTGGAGAGCGGGCGTGGAGCCCACCTCCTCGTCGGAGCGCAGGACGGTGATGCCCCTGCCGCCACCGCCGTCAGTCCGCTTGAGCGCGACGGGATAGCCGTACCGGGCTGCGAACTGGGTGACCACCTGTGGGTCGGTCACCGCCTCCGTGACTCCAGGGACTGGTGCGACAGCGGCTGCCTCCGCGGTCTGGCGCGCGCTCATCTTGTCCCCGAGTGCCTCCATCGCCGTGGGTGAGGGGCCGACCCACGTCAGGCCCGCCTCGATGACGGCCCGGGCGAAGTCGGCGTCCTCGGACAGGAATCCGTAGCCGGGGTGGACAGCATCCGCCCCCGTGGCACGGGCCAGCCCCAGGACCGCGTCAGCATCTGTGTAGGAGGACCCCTCAGGCAGGGCGTAGGCCTCGTCAGCGAGCTCGGCAGCCGGGCTCATGAGGTCCTCGGGGGTGTAGGGAAGAACCGACGTCGCACCGAGGTCGCGGACCGTGCGCACGACGCGCAGGGCGATCTCACCGCGGTTGGCGACGAGGATACGGGAGAGGGTCACCGATGTGCCTCCTTAAGCTCATAAAACTCATAGTTGTCCCGCGTCCGCCCTGGTCCAGGTCGTGCAGGCGTCCTTGACGCCCATCAGCCTCGCGGCAGCCAGGCCGAGCCGTCCGGGGCCAGAGCGGCAGGAGGCGTGGCCGACAGACGAGGCCTGCCTGCCCGCGAACGCAGGGCGACGAACGTCGGGCAAGCGCTATTAGGCGAGACGTTACGGGATGACGCCCCTGGAATCCATTTGTGGAAACCTCACAAAGAAGACTGCCGACGTTGGCTCGGGGGGCGAGAGGCTATGCACGGCGCCGCACAACAGAGTCGAGAAAGGCGCCTCTCGCACCCTCTCGCGAACTTG
Protein-coding sequences here:
- a CDS encoding biotin carboxylase N-terminal domain-containing protein, producing the protein MTLSRILVANRGEIALRVVRTVRDLGATSVLPYTPEDLMSPAAELADEAYALPEGSSYTDADAVLGLARATGADAVHPGYGFLSEDADFARAVIEAGLTWVGPSPTAMEALGDKMSARQTAEAAAVAPVPGVTEAVTDPQVVTQFAARYGYPVALKRTDGGGGRGITVLRSDEEVGSTPALQSATAGSATLILEKFVEEARHVETQCARDVHGGFTVVSTRDCTLQRRNQKLFEEAPAPFLPPGLHERLVEASRRLMDAVDYVGVATCEFLLTPEGDLWFLEVNPRLQVEHCVSEEVTGTDLVELQLRLAQGEHLGEVGTVRGHCVEMRVTCEDPAQGLAPSTGAITRLRWPTGPGIRIESGVTEGDVVTPMFDPMLAKIVVTGSTRDQALARARRALRETVVEGVTVCTSLHEEVLGREAFTCPDQDGRLGVTTRWIENEVLPALAQDPPAAAGVHIEPPSSPRTRSQYVIEVNGRRVQLTLPDGILTASAPGQGVGSRGRRMQPLRSRGSAGATRSSRPAGTGADASGSGSGSIAAPMQAIVTRICVEPGQQVYEGDLLVVLESMKMENYVHAPYDGTVRDIPVSAGRTVSAGEVLVNLAAVSDGPDSPGSINSPGSTGSKEA